The following are encoded together in the Triticum dicoccoides isolate Atlit2015 ecotype Zavitan chromosome 6B, WEW_v2.0, whole genome shotgun sequence genome:
- the LOC119326777 gene encoding uncharacterized protein LOC119326777, translated as MNDVQRTEALLLAARFLTGGAANFAVALPKTALPAAAAQLARRAREIADSANESEFDSSGLRAAADTLSQADAGSRPRAITDLLRECFLLEGLAAGRDAAASEGLRRGILDLAMAGGTLLRVLPTRRWDFLLSAEMAQDREEARERDGAREDEAAPATAKVVADAATPKGATEATTTAGWWSRLASRFSKKKRLSGGEETDPEAPLIARSQPDPSPSRSPSDSSPPWGNWLIVQMFALSGSMCLLPYMGPAALLGKDYSDNYRWWVHLAFQIVWCLVVVGVPCALSGRSWIEEQYARFAAHLGMLGITMNIIMFSHWMLAPNALYTMWAFLALARLCFLGYWIRCCMVGEI; from the exons ATGAACGACGTGCAGCGGACGGAGGCCCTGCTCCTGGCGGCGCGCTTCCTGACGGGAGGCGCCGCCAACTTCGCCGTCGCCCTGCCCAAGACTGCTCTGCCCGCCGCAGCCGCGCAGCTGGCCCGGCGTGCTCGCGAGATTGCGGATTCCGCGAACGAGTCTGAGTTCGACAGCTCCGGCCTGCGCGCCGCCGCCGACACGCTGTCACAGGCAGACGCGGGCAGCAGGCCCCGGGCCATCACGGACCTGCTGCGGGAGTGCTTCCTGTTGGAGGGGCTCGCGGCCGGGAGAGACGCGGCTGCCTCGGAGGGCCTCAGGCGAGGCATCCTGGACTTGGCGATGGCCGGGGGGACCCTCCTCCGCGTCCTCCCGACCCGCCGTTGGGATTTCTTGCTCTCGGCGGAGATGGCGCAGGATCGTGAGGAGGCCCGCGAGAGGGACGGGGCCCGTGAGGACGAGGCCGCGCCCGCGACGGCCAAGGTGGTTGCTGACGCCGCGACGCCGAAGGGGGCTACTGAGGCCACGACGACGGCGGGATGGTGGTCGCGGCTCGCGAGCCggttctccaagaagaagaggctGAGCGGCGGCGAGGAGACGGACCCCGAAGCTCCGCTGATAGCACGCAGCCAGCCTGACCCCAGCCCCAGCCGCTCCCCCTCG GACTCGTCGCCGCCATGGGGCAACTGGCTCATTGTCCAGATGTTTGCGCTCTCTGGGTCGATGTGCCTACTTCCGTACATGGGTCCTGCCGCGCTGCTCGGTAAAGACTATTCAGATAACTACAGGTGGTGGGTTCACCTTGCATTTCAGATAGTGTGGTGCTTGGTGGTCGTGGGAGTACCCTGCGCCTTGTCCGGACGGTCATGGATCGAGGAGCAGTATGCCCGTTTCGCCGCTCACCTCGGGATGTTGG GTATCACCATGAACATCATTATGTTCTCTCACTGGATGCTGGCCCCCAATGCCCTGTACACCATGTGGGCTTTCCTAGCGCTGGCCCGCCTATGCTTCCTCGGGTATTGGATACGG TGTTGTATGGTGGGTGAGATATAA